Below is a genomic region from Candidatus Neomarinimicrobiota bacterium.
TCCCTGACCGTACATCATGTGATCATCGGGTAATGGGGTGTCTCCGGTTCCGCCTTTTCCCACGGGCAAAGGATTAAACGGGACGAATACCACCCGGCCTTCCCCCACGTCACTCCTGGTAATTTCAACCGGTGTGTTCTGTAAATCGAATCCCAGCAGTCCGGCCAGACCAAGATTTTCCCGGCGCAGACCGTATTCATCTTTGAAGGAAGAAAGACCAAGAACCACCAATCCGCCGCCATTCCGGACATAATTTTCAATGATTTTAACTTCGCGATCGCTCATGAGCGGCACGTAGGGAAGCACCAGTACATCATACTTTGCCAGCTCCTCCCGGCTGAAATCCCGTTCCACAGTCATGACATGGGCAATGCCGTTATCGGCAAGCATCCGGGAAGCGGGATTGAAGTAGCTGAATTCATCGCTGTAAAACTGGTCGATCGAACAGAATACAGCCACATTGGCAGCCAGTTTTGCGCCGATCAGATTTTCTTCGTTTTTCTCAAAGAAAGCATATATCTGCTCCGCCCCGCTGTGAACCCTGGGCGAGATCGGCTCACCGAATGTTTCTCTCACCACGCTGAACGTATTGTGATTGGCAAAGGCTTCTCCGATATTAAGCTTTATCAGATTGAACAGGGCATCTTCATTGGGTATGGGTTTAGGCGTCGATGGCTGAATGCAGTACATCCACACCGGTTTCTGCATGGCAGAGGCGGCCAGGAATTTCAACGGCCCGGAATTACTGATCTTGGTTCCCATTTCTGTGCGGGGCACTGACTGCAAACCGTGCTGAATCTCCGAATAGAAAAAATCCATGACGGTGCCCATCATTTCCATATCATCGCCATTGGTGTAGGCCATATTTCCGTATGCGCCCCCGTTGATATTTCCCGAAATTCGAAAATCCGGATTAACTGTTCGGGCGGCCGCACGCACCTGCCGCTGAAATTCGGTTAATGACCAGCTCCTGAACTGCAGCCATTCCCGCCAAAGCACCATGGTATTGTCGACCGGCGGTTCGATGGTAGTGATATCGGTTATTCCGTATCGTTTTTTCAAATATTGAGAAGATACGTTTTCGCGCAGATAGGTTCGGAATGCCTCTTTTGAATGGGGGCAGTAGCAGGTGCCGCCGTGAACTTTCGTCCAGTCGATATAGGCGCCGTCAAATCCCCCCGCTGCAATGAGTTTCAGAACCCCTTCCATATACTGGACATAGGAGGGATTATCCTGGCAGCCGAACATTTCAAATCTGCCGCCGGTGCGCGGGGCATTGGGATGCCGGAAACGATAGTATGAATATTTTCCGTCATGGGTGTAGCGCGGCCATTTATCCGGCCCCTCGGGCGGCCTGGGACCGAAATATTCCTGGTAAGCATTCCATAAACCCGGCGCCTGATAGGCGTCATTCAGGTTTAACTCTTCCGGTTTTGGAATATCTTCAAACGTTTCACTGCTGCCGCCCAGCGCCATGGTGGTATAGGCAATAACATACATTCCCTCCCGGTGGAATTTTTCCACCCGTTTCCTGGATTGTTGCAGCATGCGTTTGAATTCAGACATATCGGTGATATACTCACCGCTCTCACTGTCCTTTGGAAATATAATCGGACCGCCAGTCTGATTTACCGTTGCATGCAGCCGGTTCAGCAGTTCGAAGTTGTCATGGGATCTCACAATTCGTATGTGACCCCAGTCCCATGGTCCCAGTTTCTGCGTTTCACTGGACACATCTGCTTGGGACAAAGCGGAATTTATATTCAATGAGAGAAAGAAGAATACTGATAGTAAAAATATCAAGCACTGTCTTAGTTTCTTTTTCATTATTTCCCCCTGTGAAAAAGTTTTGCAATCATTTGGAAGGATGTAGCCTTCCCCCATATTATATTTCCAACAGCGCATCTCTTCCCCCTTATTCACACTGCACAACAATGTCGGAAAAGACCTGTTTTGCACTCTTCATATTCTTCAAATCCGAATTAATCTCGGTCGTGAAATAGTACTGATCAGTTCTGCCGATGACTTTCGGGACTGAGCGTTCCCCTCTTTCGGTGAGAATCGTTCCCTTGTAAATAAGAGAGGGCTGCCCATTGCCGTGTTTATCCGGGCGATTATCGGAAGAAAACGCGGGGAAGTGCAGGTTGTAATCTCCGGCAACATTCATTTCAATGTAGTAGATCCAGGTTTGACCGGATTCCAGTTCAACCGTTATATTAAAATTTTCAACCTTCGGCGTTGCTCCGGTGACACTTTCATAAAACGGTTTCCAGGGGCGCGGGAAATCATCCCTGCCTGTTTCGTTACGAAAAACGCCTATCCAGACCGGCAGCGAAACCGGACATTCTACTTTTCCGGCAAACTCTCCCGTCCCGGTCCGATGTGTGACAATAACGGTTTCTACCTCTCCAGTCTGCGGATTTTCCAGCCAGATGGCAAATTGAGGCGGCTCCCCGTAATCGCTCCTGTCATAAACATCTCTTTCCTGATGAATACTGAAATTTAGCTCAACTTTTTCCGGTCCATCTTCACCATAGAGCATGCCGGATATCACGATGAGCGCTAAACATCCGGCTAAAACAGCCTTCGAAAATTTTCTAATATTCATCAGTCAGCCCGAAAATGGGTTCTTTGCGCATCCATTTTCCCTTGGTAAAGTCCGGAAATTCGACTGGTTCACTGCCCCGGGCTATGGAGTGTTCCGACAGGGGAGAAATTACAATCCAGGAAGCGGTATCATACACATCAATCGGTGTGGGAATCTGCCGTTTTACACATTCCACAAAAGCGCGGGTCTTCAGATAATCCGCACCGCCGTGCCCCGCTTTAATATCCTCGGATAAAAACTTTTTCCATAAGGGGTGTTCATACTTTTTCATGTAGGGTTCAAAGGGTTCCCAGGTTTCTTCCGGGCTTATCCCCTCCAGGTAAATGGACATATTATCTTCCATCCAGAGTCCGCGAGTTCCCTGCACCCGGTACATATTTGAATACGGCCGCGGCAGATTGGTATCATGATTAATGACAATGGTCTCGCCGTTCGCACATTTAATCACGGAGGTTACAATATCTCCCAGCGCATATTCCCGATTTGCATTCGGATGGTCGGGACTGAATTTTCGGGCGATATAATCTTTAATTCCGCGCGATTTTGTGGCGGTGGAGGTCATGGTTAAGAAGCGGTTGCCCCTGTCAATATCCAGACAATTCGCGATGGGACCCACGCCATGGGTCGGATAGAGATCCCCGTTTCGCTTAACGGAATGATGCCCTCTCCACCGCAGTTCTCCGGTCGGCCCGAATTTAACATACCGGACATCATGCTGGTATCCGCACTGACAGTGGATCAGT
It encodes:
- a CDS encoding twin-arginine translocation signal domain-containing protein, with protein sequence MSNNINRRHFIKAGAVTGLAVTFAPNILLGKKDDRKVRIGFIGVGSQGTNLLKVCLGMEDVEVPAICDIDPEHLARAQRLVEKSGRKKPEGYSKSETDYKNMVVRDDLDGVIIATPWVWHTPMSVDTMRAGKYCAPEVWGASSVDEVWQLVRASEESGMPCMMLENHCYDRDSMAILNMVRKGLFGELIHCQCGYQHDVRYVKFGPTGELRWRGHHSVKRNGDLYPTHGVGPIANCLDIDRGNRFLTMTSTATKSRGIKDYIARKFSPDHPNANREYALGDIVTSVIKCANGETIVINHDTNLPRPYSNMYRVQGTRGLWMEDNMSIYLEGISPEETWEPFEPYMKKYEHPLWKKFLSEDIKAGHGGADYLKTRAFVECVKRQIPTPIDVYDTASWIVISPLSEHSIARGSEPVEFPDFTKGKWMRKEPIFGLTDEY
- a CDS encoding beta-galactosidase, which encodes MRSHDNFELLNRLHATVNQTGGPIIFPKDSESGEYITDMSEFKRMLQQSRKRVEKFHREGMYVIAYTTMALGGSSETFEDIPKPEELNLNDAYQAPGLWNAYQEYFGPRPPEGPDKWPRYTHDGKYSYYRFRHPNAPRTGGRFEMFGCQDNPSYVQYMEGVLKLIAAGGFDGAYIDWTKVHGGTCYCPHSKEAFRTYLRENVSSQYLKKRYGITDITTIEPPVDNTMVLWREWLQFRSWSLTEFQRQVRAAARTVNPDFRISGNINGGAYGNMAYTNGDDMEMMGTVMDFFYSEIQHGLQSVPRTEMGTKISNSGPLKFLAASAMQKPVWMYCIQPSTPKPIPNEDALFNLIKLNIGEAFANHNTFSVVRETFGEPISPRVHSGAEQIYAFFEKNEENLIGAKLAANVAVFCSIDQFYSDEFSYFNPASRMLADNGIAHVMTVERDFSREELAKYDVLVLPYVPLMSDREVKIIENYVRNGGGLVVLGLSSFKDEYGLRRENLGLAGLLGFDLQNTPVEITRSDVGEGRVVFVPFNPLPVGKGGTGDTPLPDDHMMYGQGKFPDRIKPAFEAIPAAVEWTAQGNLSGKMSAPSTVEFTTMDQPGKNLQLVHLVNYNVNLDGEVTPAEDVKVSLRVPEGKKVKRVTAGSPLSDTAEISFRFGDPFIEIDIPSFEVYSLVTVYYE